The sequence AAATATTTGCATTTTTTAGAAGCAAACTTTAACAGCGATACAGTCGAACATTTAATGTGCCTTGATCAACTCTCAGTTGACTATTTGGGCAATATCTACGATTGTGACTTCAATCAAATGATGAATCTACCTGCAAGAAATTGTCATGGTGAGGTTTTGACAATTAATCAACTGCTTGCATCGGGTAATTTAGACTTAATTACAGAAATACAAACCGCTGCTTACTGCTATGGTTGCACTGCTGGGTGTGGTTCTAGTTGCGGCGGCACTCTGCTATAGAGCCTATTTTAATTACATCTGCCAAAAAATAATCTTTTGTTACACTCGCAAGGTTGTAAGTATATGATGGTATCAGTTAAGTCTCCTCACACCACATCAAAAAGCCGTGAACTCTACTAAGTTTTCACGGTCTTTATTTTTTAGAGCAATAGCTGACGCATATTAGATTGAAACGGCTATTGACTCATCCAAACTTTGTATACATTCATTAACATTTTCTGATAGTGGCTAATCAGACAATGTTTTTAATCCACAAAATCTCAATACCCGGCGATCGCATTTTCCGCAACGTCCCCAAATGTCCTTGTGCTCAGGTCTTGACTTGATTGCTCAACCCTTTGCTCAGTGGCTATTTAGCGAAAATATGATTTTTTTTTCGCCAACCCCTTTACAAATTGAAATAATGCCTATAATGTTGAGTACAGGTAAGCAAATTTGCTCACCGCATTATAATAACATCAAGCACTCATAAAACAATGACAACAACCTTACAACAGCGCTCAAGCGCTAACGTATGGGGCAAGTTTTGCGAGTGGATCACCAGCACCGAAAACCGCATTTATGTAGGTTGGTTCGGCGTACTCATGATCCCCACCTTGCTAGCTGCCACAGTATGCTTCACCATCGCCTTCATCGCTGCACCCCCAGTAGACATCGATGGTATTCGTGAACCAGTAGCAGGTTCATTGATCTACGGAAACAACATCATCTCCGGCGCAGTAGTGCCTTCCTCCAACGCCATCGGCTTGCACTTCTATCCAATATGGGAAGCAGCATCCTTAGATGAGTGGTTGTACAACGGTGGTCCTTACCAATTGGTAGTATTCCACTTCTTGATCGGATGTGCTTGCTACCTAGGCCGTCAGTGGGAATTATCCTACCGCTTAGGAATGCGTCCTTGGATCTGCGTAGCATACTCAGCACCTTTGGCGTCAGCAGCAGCAGTATTCTTGATCTACCCAATTGGTCAAGGATCATTCTCTGACGGTATGCCTTTGGGTATCTCCGGCACATTCAACTTCATGATCGTGTTCCAAGCAGAGCACAACATCTTGATGCACCCCTTCCACATGTTGGGAGTAGCAGGTGTATTCGGCGGTTCATTGTTCTCGGCAATGCACGGAAGTTTGGTAACATCTTCCTTAGTTCGTGAAACCACCGAAACCGAATCATTGAACTACGGTTACAAGTTCGGACAAGAAGAAGAAACCTACAACATCGTTGCAGCCCACGGCTACTTCGGTCGTTTGATATTCCAATACGCTTCATTCAACAACAGCCGTTCACTGCACTTCTTGCTAGCAGCATGGCCAGTAGTTGGTATTTGGTTCACAGCATTGGGCGTCAGCACAATGGCGTTCAACTTGAACGGATTCAACTTCAACCAATCAGTCATCGACTCACAAGGTCGTGTCATCAGTACCTGGGCTGACGTGATCAACCGCGCTAACTTGGGTATGGAAGTAATGCACGAGCGCAACGCTCACAACTTCCCTCTAGACTTGGCTGCTGGTGATGTAGCGCCTGTTGCTATCAGCGCTCCTGCTATCAACGGTTAATTCTCCACTCAGTTTTAGCTGAATAAAAAGCGCCCCCCGGTTTCCGAGGGGCGCTTTTTTGGCGCTACTGAATTTGAATATGAAATTCAAAATCTCTGCGCGCCGCTCCTGTTGCTTGCTATATCTTTAATCATTGGAGTTCAGGTAGAATACATAAGCCTAATACTTTTCCTCAAGATCATGGGTAACACTTTTGGGCATCTATTTCGCGTTACTACTTTTGGCGAGTCTCACGGGGGTGGTGTGGGAGTTGTCATTGATGGCTGTCCTCCACAACTAGAAATTTCTCAACAAGAAATACAGTACGAGTTAGACAGACGACGCCCAGGACAAAGTAAAATTACGACGCCTCGTAAAGAAGCAGATACTTGTGAGATATTATCTGGAATATTCGAGGGTAAAACTTTGGGTACGCCCATAGCAATTTTGGTACGAAACCAAGACACTCGCCCCCAAGATTATGATGAGATGGCACAAAAGTATCGCCCTTCCCACGCTGACGCGACCTATGATGCCAAATATGGTATTCGTAACTGGCAAGGTGGGGGCAGGTCATCGGCACGTGAGACAATTGGGAGAGTTGCAGCTGGTGCGATCGCTAAAAAAATTCTTCGTCAAATCGCCAATGTTGAAATCATCGGCTATGTCAAGCGGATCAAAGAATTAGAAGGATTAGTTGACCCCAACACTGTCACCTTAGAACAGGTGGAAAGCAACATTGTCCGCTGTCCTGATGCAGAAATCAGCGATCGCATGATTGAATTAATAGAACAAACTGGTAGAAAAGGTGATTCTATCGGTGGTGTAGTGGAATGCGTAGCACGAAACGTACCTAAAGGTTTAGGGGAGCCAGTATTTGATAAATTAGAAGCAGATATTGCCAAAGCTGTGATGTCTCTCCCAGCTAGTAAAGGGTTTGAAATTGGCTCTGGTTTTGCGGGGACTTTGCTAACAGGAATTGAACATAACGACGAATTTTATCTAGATGAAAATGGAGAAATCCGCACCGTAACCAACCGTTCTGGTGGGATTCAAGGAGGAATTTCTAACGGTGAAAATATCATTTTACGAGTTGCATTTAAACCCACAGCTACCATTAGAAAAGAGCAGAAAACTGTGACTCGTGAAGGCGAAGAAACAGTATTAGCTGCCAAAGGACGCCATGATCCTTGTGTATTACCCCGCGCTGTGCCGATGGTAGAGGCGATGATAGCTTTGGTGCTGTGCGACCATTTGTTACGCCATCATGGGCAATGTCGGGTGTTGTAGGATATCTAGTACAGCGTTGCATTCAAAAGAAGGGCGATCGTTGATGAGTAAGGCAACGAGCTACAACCGAGACTTTCTGTTTTGGACACAACAACAAGCCGAGTACTTAAAGAAAGGATATTGGGCTGATTTAGACATCCAAAACTTAGTAGAAGAACTAGAAGCTTTGGGGCGCAGCGAACAGAAAGAACTCGGTAGCTACTGACAGGTGCTATTAATGCATTTGCTCAAATACCAGTATCAACCTGAACGCAAAACCAAAAACTGGGATAATACCATCTCCAACTGTCGAGATAAAATTCAAGATTGTCTAGAAGATACTCCTAGTTTGCAACGTTTTCTTGAAGATCCAGTGTGGATACAAAAATATTACCGCCGCGCTTGTCGAGACGCAGTTAAAGAAACACAAAAATCTATAGAAACTTTTCCTGTTGAATGTCCTTTTTTAATTGAACAGATAATTGACCCAAGCTTCCAATTAATCAGAAGTCAAAATTATGAACATTCAACTTTAAGTTGAAGATGGGTATGTTTCCTAGTAGTCATCAAATATTTGTGATTCAATGCGGAAACTTGAAACAAAATAATTTATTGTTTATAATTAATCTAAAAAATAGGTATATCACTTATTAATAGATTCAGTTTTTTCTTGGAAAAACAGTGCAAATTAGGTGTAAAATTATTCACTTAATCAAGAAAAAGTTAATGGACTAATCAAAAAATAATCTAATAATGGATTTTATAACAATTCTCGGATTAACTGCTGCCACAATCACCACAATTTCTTTTTTGCCACAAATGATTAAAACTTGGCGAAGGAAATCAGCAAAAGATGTTTCTCTCGTCACGCTGATTACATTTATAATTGGGATTTTTTTGTGGTTAATTTATGGAATTTTTCTACAATCTTTACCGATTATTCTGGCAAATGGCGTGACATTAGTTTTTAACTTGATAATCCTATGGCTTAAAATTAAATATAGATAACCTTGTCTCAAACAAACACCTGTGACATCCTCTCTCTTCGGCTCTGAACGCCTCTTATTTACCCCCACTACCCCCAACACCGACGCCATACCAGTGATTTTTGCCTTTCCGAATGAGTACAGCGTGGGTATTACGAGCCTTGGCTATCAGGTGGTATGGGCGACTTTAGCAATGCGTGATGATGTGCAGGTGAGCCGCTTATTTACTGATATTCATGAACAACTACCAAGAAGACCGGAAATTGTCGGATTTTCAATTTCTTGGGAATTGGATTATGTGAATATTTTAAATTTGCTGGAATTTTTGGAAATTCCTATTAGATCCACTGCTCGTCATGATCATCATCCGATAATTTTTGGTGGCGGCCCTGTTCTCACTGCTAATCCTGAACCTTTCGCTGATTTTTTTGATGTGATTCTTTTAGGTGACGGAGAAAATTTGCTGGGAGATTTTATTAATTGTTATCAAGAAGTCAGGAAAGCTTCTAGAGAAACTCAACTTAAAACACTTGCAAAAGTACCAGGAATTTATGTTCCTAGTTTGTATGAGGTGGAATATCACACTACAGATGGTGAGGTCAAATCTATTAAACCGATTGACTCAGAAATTCCGGCAATAGTGCAAAAGCAAACTTATCGAGGAAATACTCTATCTGCTTCTACGGTAGTCACAGACAAAGCTGCTTGGGAAAATATTTATATGGTGGAGGTGGTGAGAAGCTGTCCGGAAATGTGTCGCTTTTGTTTGGCGAGTTATCTCACCTTACCTTTTAGAACCGCGAGTTTACAAGGTTCATTAATTCCAGCTATTGAAAGAGGTTTACAAGTTACAAAACGACTGGGTTTATTGGGTGCTTCTGTAACTCAACATCCAGAATTTACCACGTTATTAGATTATATTAGTCAACCAAAGTATGATGATGTCCGTTTAAGTATTGCTTCAGTCAGAACCAATACGGTAACAATGCAGTTAGCAGAAACTTTGGCAAAACGAGACACGCGATCGCTTACCATTGCTGTAGAAAGTGGCTCAGAAAAATTAAGGCAAATCGTCAACAAAAAACTCAACAACGATGAAATCATCCAAGCAGCAATCAACGCCAAAGCTGGCGGCTTGTCAAGCTTGAAACTCTACGGGATGGTGGGGATTCCCGGTGAAGAACCAGAAGATTTAGATCAAACTGTGGCAATGATGCGTAGTATAAAAAAAGCAGTTCCAGGATTGCGATTAACACTAGGATGCAGTACTTTTGTACCCAAAGCACACACGCCGTTTCAGTGGTTTGGGGTAAATCGCCAATCGGAAAAGCGGTTGCAGATGTTACAAAAACAGCTAAAACCCCAGGGCATAGAGTTTCGCCCCGAAAGCTATAACTGGTCTATTATACAGGCTTTATTGTCCAGAGGCGATCGCCGACTCTCTCATTTGCTTGAACTTACCCGCGACTTTGGCGACTCTCTGGGTAGCTATAAACGGGCTTTCAAACAACTCAAAGCACAAATTCCCGACTTAGATTTTTACGTCCACACCAACTGGTCAACAGAGCAAATACTACCTTGGAGCCACTTGCAAGGGCCGCTACCACAGTCTACACTACTGAAGCACTTAGCTGATGCTACCAGTCATTTCGACTCTCCCCTGAAGCAACTCCAGCCATTGAATTCTTAGCTTAAAACTTGATGCAAAACACATCTGAATATTACTGCGCCTATTGCGGTGAACCAAACTTAACTTTTATTGATTTAAGTGCAGGAGGACAGCAATCCTATGTAGAAGATTGTCAAGTATGCTGTCACCCAAATGTTCTCTACGTCCGGGTCGATGAAGAGACCCTAGAAATAGAAATTGATACCGAATACGCAGGCTAAGGTAAGTTTTTCTGATAGTTTTTTCCATGCTGCACTTTAAACATTCCTCAATCATTAACGCGCCGCCAGAAGTAGTTTGGAAATTTCACGAAAGACCAGACATACTACAGCTGCTGACTCCACCTTGGCAACCTGTGCAAGTAATCCGCCGTGAGGGAGGACTCGAACCAGGTGCAATTACAGAATTCCGCCTGTTTCTCGGCCCATTATCATTGACTTGGTTAGCGCGTCATACCCAATACGAACGATATCGCCTATTCACCGATGAACAAATATCCGGGCCTTTTGAATCTTGGGTACATAGACATGAATTTGAGTCACAAAATGGTAAAACCAATTTAACGGACAACATTTCCTTTTCCATACCTGGTGGAGATGGCGTCGAATTTTTTAGCGGTTGGTTAGTGCAAGCCCAACTAGAAGCGATGTTCCGCTACCGTCATTTCGTGACTAAACGAGAGTGCGAATCATCACCCTAAAATTATTCACTTGTCCTGATTTTGCAGTGCTTGGCGAGACAACCACTTTGTTAAACCAGGAAACAAACGATAAAGGGCTTGAGAGAAATTTGCTGAACAAACAGTTACTTCTGACTTTTGATTCTTGACAGCATCCCAAATCGCATTTGCCACATCTTCAGGCTTTTCGACTACAGGATTTTTCAGGATAGTGTTGAGTTGTTCGCGGCGGGTTTGCAAATCCGCCTCATCTTTACCACGAAAAACTGCCCTTTCCATGAAGCTACTCTTAATCAAATTTGGATAAATTCCACAGACATGAATACCTTTCGGCTTGAGTTCAGTCTGTAGCGCTTCAGTCAAACCTGTGACAGCAAACTTACTAGTACAATAAGGGACTAAGTAAGGGGTAGGGACTTTACCGCCAATGGAACTAACATTAACGATGGTGCCGCTTCCTCTTTGGAGAAAATGAGGCAAAATAGCATTAATCGTGTGGATATATCCCCACAAGTTCGTGTCTATGACATCATGCCAATCGCTGAGAGAGAAATTCTCAACAGGGCCTGATGCAAATATACCTGCATTGTTAATCAGCAGATCGATATAGTTATATTGTTCCCAAGCTTTTTGTGTCATGGTTTGCACTTGGGACGGGTCTTTGACATCACAAGCAAAAGTCAGTGGTGTTTTTAATCCTAAGCTTTGTATCTGCTGGGCTAAAGCCTCTAAGTTATTAGCTTGACGGGCTACAAGTATCAAGTCATATCCTTGTTGAGCAAATAAAAGAGCCGTTGCTTTCCCAATACCTTGAGATGCACCTGTAATTATTGCTGTTGGAGCCATACTCTCAGTTGAATCAACGATGATTTACTGTTTCCTACTTTGACTGACAATATTCACACAACCTTCTGACTATCGTTAGATTTTGTGGTATGAAATTTTCTCTATTGGCGGAGTGTTGAGCAAAACTCCGCCTTTACTCAAACTTTTCTCAGTGTGCATCTGTAGTTTGTGATTTTTTAACTCTGACTTTTGCAAGAAGTATGTCAAGCGCATTAATTGTAAGCTTTGGTTATTTACAAGGCATATTAGCCATGACTATGTTCTCAATTAATACTTGGATATCTGTAAAATTACTGCCGTCACCGCTGCTTTTAATCAAATCTATTTTGGGAAAGGTGACTGTTTGTGTAATACTATGTAAAGTATCTTAATATTTATTTATAAATATTGCATAACTTTTGTACTCGTTAGTACAAAAGGCCTCGCTACTAGAGTTATTGCTTACTAGTTAGCGTACTTTTCTATGGCTATATTTTGATAATTTTTACCTATATTTTAGGAGGAGTAAAAGAGTGATCGAATTAGAAAAAACATTTAGTGATCAGTTACAAATTACCTCTATTGTGAAATTGAAATCTCTCTTTGGTGGAATTTTCCTTGCCATTAGCATCATTAGTATCTGGTCTTTTAGTTTAGTGTTCTTACTTGCAATCGATATTGCTAATATCAAATTTTTGTTTTTATTGCCTATGATACTTTGGCAGACATTTTTATACACAGGATTATTTATTACAGCCCACGATGCTATGCATGGAGTGGTGTTTAGGCAAAACTCTAAAATTAACCATTTTATTGGCTCATTATGTTTATCCCTTTATGGACTTTTACCATATAAAAAATTGCTGAAAAAACATTGGTTGCATCACCACCACCCAGCTAGTGAAATAGATCCGGATTTTCATGATGGTAAACACCAAAATTTCTTTGCTTGGTATGCTTATTTCATGAAGAATTATTGGAGTTGGCGACAAATTATTTCTCTAACTCTTATCTATAATTTCGCTAAATACATACTGCATATTCCTACTGATAATCTTAATTATTTTTGGGTAATTCCTTCACTTTTAAGCTCAGTACAACTGTTTTATTTTGGTACCTTCTTACCTCATAAACAGCCAAGTGGCGGTTATGTCAATCTTCATCGCGCTCAAACCACTAAGCGTCCTGTTCTTTGGTCATTTATTACTTGCTATCATTTCGGATATCATGAAGAACACCACGAATATCCTCACATTCCTTGGTGGCAGTTACCAAAGATTTATGAGATGCGTCAAACGAAAGCTGAAATATAAGCTATAAAATTACTCTGTTTCTGCTAATTGTGGTCGTACGCACAAGTAAATTAACGGGCCGAGCAGTGGAATTAAAGCGAATAACCAGAACAATGGGGAATTATTCCAGCCACGACGCGCCATATCATCTCCTAATAAAGCGGGAAATAATCCACTTAATAGGCAGAAATCTAAACTCATCACATGAATGAAACGGCTAGTTTGCCACTGTTGTGCGAAATTTCCCCAGTCTCCACCTCGGAAGCCGTAAGCAATTATAATCGCCGCACCTATGCTTAAAGCAACTCCAGTAACGCGGGAATCTAGTAATTTGAGTAGGATATTCTTTTTACCCACAAACTGTTGATTCGGTTCTCTGAGTGCTAAGTATGGCAAAATGGCGAAAGCGCCAACAGCAAAAGAGGCTGTCGTAAAAGGCCAAGCCGATATTTTTTGCCCTCTACCATCGATAAACATGACTGCACTGTAGATTACAGGCCAGATGCCCATGATGTTAAATAGTGCCACGACTATGGGGTTAATACCTTGCCATTGACCAGTAGAGAGGTTTTTGATTAACTCGAATGTATCAGGGCGATCGGGTGGAGCGAGAACAAAAGCATAAATGGTAAATCCTAGCCACAGTAACCCGAAGGCAATTTTTCTCACCATAATTTTAAATAATTAACTGAAGGCTTCTGATAAATATTCAGATGCTGCAGCGACAACAGCGATCGCACTTTCATAATCTAGGCGTGTTGGCCCTAGCACTCCCACGCTCCCCAAAGGAACAGCTCCTCGGCGATAGGTTGAAGATATCAACGTGCAAGTCCGAATCGGCTCTAGGGGGTTTTCTGCGCCGATGCGTACCGTGACTCTTGGTTTCTTCAGTTCCTCAGCTTCGGTGGCTTCAAATATTAATCGCCAAAGTTGGTCTTGCTCTTCTTCCAACAGGTGGATAATGGTTTGTACTTGTTGTAATTGAGAAAATTCTGGCTGGCGCAAAACTTCTGCGACACCCCGCACCATAATTTGTGTAGCTGCTGGTGCAAAAGTGCGACGGGTTAATTCCATGATTGAGTTTTTCAAGAATTCAGCGTAGCGTTGAAAATCTTGATCTAATTGACTCCAATCCAGGCTAGATAATTCCAACAAGCTGCGTCCTCGCAGGTGGCTATTTAAAAAGTTAGAAACAATCTGCAATTCCCGATCAATTACCTCTGGATCAGGTTGCGTTTCTGGGGATGCTGGTTTCAATTCCATCAGCCTGGAGTGTGTTTCATAGGCTTCTGTAACTACAATCAGCATGATCCGTCCCGTTTCGATTTGCACCAATTGCAAATGTCGCAACATTGCTGTGCTGGTTTGAGGCATGGTAATCAAGCCAATGCACCCACTTAAGCTTGCTAAAATCTGTGCTGCGCCTTGGAGTATGGCTTCTAAACTCCAATCTTCCCAGTGGAGGCGTTGTTGCAGGGCTAATTCTACTTCTCTGGCTAAAGTCTCAGACGGGGTAATTAACTGGTCAACATAGATGCGATAGCCTGAGTCGGAGGGTATGCGTCCGGCGGAAGTATGCGGTTGATAAAGTAACCCAGACTTTTCTAACACACCCATCACATTGCGAATTGTGGCTGAACTGACGCCTAAGTCATACTCTTCAATCAGCGCTTTGGAACCTACAGGTTCGGCTGTTGCAATGTAATGACGCACCGTTGCCCAAAGTATATGCTGTTGTCGATTTGTCAACTGGACTTGCATAGGAGATGTTGTACTGAAGGCAAATTTTAATAAAAGTTAATAACTATTAATTTTTGGTAAAAATATCTAATAAGCTAACAGTAACCAGTTAAGTAAAATAACTGGCTATACAATTCTATAATATTAATTAAATTTTAATTTCTAATTTTGTACCTTTACAATAGCTTGGTTTTTCAAAGACTAACCTCTGCCAGTAACGGTCTGGGACTAGGGTAAAACTTAGCTGCTTTATAGCTGTATCTTTTCATAAACAACTGCGAAGAGTTGTATTAGCGATTACTGATTTTTGTTCTTGATTTTGGTCTGGTTGTGGGAAAAAATTTGGAACTGTCTACCTTTGCTGACTTGTGTAGCCTGGGAAGAAGATTTTATCTAGTTGGGACAGTCAGCTGGAACTTTGCTGCTTCCAGCTGACCACGTAATGGTTTAATACTGGGGAACTGTATTGTCTACTGATAAAGAGTAGGCATCAATGCCGCCTGCAATATTTTTAACATTTGTAAAACCCTGAGCGACTAACCACTGACACATTTGAGCAGAGCGAACGCCGTGGTGGCATAATACAAGAGTTTCAGCGTGAGGATTGAAGAGTGTGGGGACTTGATCGCCCCATTCAGCAAACTCACTCAAAGGTAGATTGACAAAGCCCTCAAGACTAGCGATCGCCAATTCCTGTGGTTCGCGCACATCCACTAATTGAATACTAGAATCCTTAGTAGATAAACGCTGTGCTAATTCTTCTACACTAATTTGGCTAATGGTTTGACCAGAAGAGTTCCCTGTCATGAAGTTTTTCCAGACAATCTTATATCATTTATCTTGACAGAAAATTTTGGATAGAGAATTAATTGGGCATTGGGCAATAGGCAAGAGTCTTTGGTTATTTTCCCATGCTCAATGACGGATGCCCCATTCCCCATTTCCCAGTTGTGAACAGCCAACGCTCATTTTCTAATTTCCTGGTAGCTGGTGTGATTGCACTGCTGGCGATCGCTATTGCTGGCTTCTACTGGTTTTTCGTGAAAAATCCAGTCAATCTCGTCGCGTCTACTTCTCAACCGAATGCTGCTATTTTTGTATCAAAAGTTGCTCCGGTAATGGTTTCATTACTAGCAAACCCAGACCAGTTACAAGCTTTAGACTCTAAAAATCAGCTATCTGAGATTAAATCCAATTTATTGTCTAAAAGTATCATCGATTACCGCCAAGACAT is a genomic window of Fortiea contorta PCC 7126 containing:
- the psbA gene encoding photosystem II q(b) protein; the protein is MTTTLQQRSSANVWGKFCEWITSTENRIYVGWFGVLMIPTLLAATVCFTIAFIAAPPVDIDGIREPVAGSLIYGNNIISGAVVPSSNAIGLHFYPIWEAASLDEWLYNGGPYQLVVFHFLIGCACYLGRQWELSYRLGMRPWICVAYSAPLASAAAVFLIYPIGQGSFSDGMPLGISGTFNFMIVFQAEHNILMHPFHMLGVAGVFGGSLFSAMHGSLVTSSLVRETTETESLNYGYKFGQEEETYNIVAAHGYFGRLIFQYASFNNSRSLHFLLAAWPVVGIWFTALGVSTMAFNLNGFNFNQSVIDSQGRVISTWADVINRANLGMEVMHERNAHNFPLDLAAGDVAPVAISAPAING
- the aroC gene encoding chorismate synthase, which encodes MGNTFGHLFRVTTFGESHGGGVGVVIDGCPPQLEISQQEIQYELDRRRPGQSKITTPRKEADTCEILSGIFEGKTLGTPIAILVRNQDTRPQDYDEMAQKYRPSHADATYDAKYGIRNWQGGGRSSARETIGRVAAGAIAKKILRQIANVEIIGYVKRIKELEGLVDPNTVTLEQVESNIVRCPDAEISDRMIELIEQTGRKGDSIGGVVECVARNVPKGLGEPVFDKLEADIAKAVMSLPASKGFEIGSGFAGTLLTGIEHNDEFYLDENGEIRTVTNRSGGIQGGISNGENIILRVAFKPTATIRKEQKTVTREGEETVLAAKGRHDPCVLPRAVPMVEAMIALVLCDHLLRHHGQCRVL
- a CDS encoding SemiSWEET transporter, whose translation is MDFITILGLTAATITTISFLPQMIKTWRRKSAKDVSLVTLITFIIGIFLWLIYGIFLQSLPIILANGVTLVFNLIILWLKIKYR
- a CDS encoding B12-binding domain-containing radical SAM protein, which gives rise to MTSSLFGSERLLFTPTTPNTDAIPVIFAFPNEYSVGITSLGYQVVWATLAMRDDVQVSRLFTDIHEQLPRRPEIVGFSISWELDYVNILNLLEFLEIPIRSTARHDHHPIIFGGGPVLTANPEPFADFFDVILLGDGENLLGDFINCYQEVRKASRETQLKTLAKVPGIYVPSLYEVEYHTTDGEVKSIKPIDSEIPAIVQKQTYRGNTLSASTVVTDKAAWENIYMVEVVRSCPEMCRFCLASYLTLPFRTASLQGSLIPAIERGLQVTKRLGLLGASVTQHPEFTTLLDYISQPKYDDVRLSIASVRTNTVTMQLAETLAKRDTRSLTIAVESGSEKLRQIVNKKLNNDEIIQAAINAKAGGLSSLKLYGMVGIPGEEPEDLDQTVAMMRSIKKAVPGLRLTLGCSTFVPKAHTPFQWFGVNRQSEKRLQMLQKQLKPQGIEFRPESYNWSIIQALLSRGDRRLSHLLELTRDFGDSLGSYKRAFKQLKAQIPDLDFYVHTNWSTEQILPWSHLQGPLPQSTLLKHLADATSHFDSPLKQLQPLNS
- a CDS encoding CPXCG motif-containing cysteine-rich protein, with the translated sequence MQNTSEYYCAYCGEPNLTFIDLSAGGQQSYVEDCQVCCHPNVLYVRVDEETLEIEIDTEYAG
- a CDS encoding SRPBCC family protein codes for the protein MLHFKHSSIINAPPEVVWKFHERPDILQLLTPPWQPVQVIRREGGLEPGAITEFRLFLGPLSLTWLARHTQYERYRLFTDEQISGPFESWVHRHEFESQNGKTNLTDNISFSIPGGDGVEFFSGWLVQAQLEAMFRYRHFVTKRECESSP
- a CDS encoding SDR family NAD(P)-dependent oxidoreductase, with translation MAPTAIITGASQGIGKATALLFAQQGYDLILVARQANNLEALAQQIQSLGLKTPLTFACDVKDPSQVQTMTQKAWEQYNYIDLLINNAGIFASGPVENFSLSDWHDVIDTNLWGYIHTINAILPHFLQRGSGTIVNVSSIGGKVPTPYLVPYCTSKFAVTGLTEALQTELKPKGIHVCGIYPNLIKSSFMERAVFRGKDEADLQTRREQLNTILKNPVVEKPEDVANAIWDAVKNQKSEVTVCSANFSQALYRLFPGLTKWLSRQALQNQDK
- the crtW gene encoding beta-carotene ketolase CrtW, which codes for MIELEKTFSDQLQITSIVKLKSLFGGIFLAISIISIWSFSLVFLLAIDIANIKFLFLLPMILWQTFLYTGLFITAHDAMHGVVFRQNSKINHFIGSLCLSLYGLLPYKKLLKKHWLHHHHPASEIDPDFHDGKHQNFFAWYAYFMKNYWSWRQIISLTLIYNFAKYILHIPTDNLNYFWVIPSLLSSVQLFYFGTFLPHKQPSGGYVNLHRAQTTKRPVLWSFITCYHFGYHEEHHEYPHIPWWQLPKIYEMRQTKAEI
- the hrcA gene encoding heat-inducible transcriptional repressor HrcA; translated protein: MQVQLTNRQQHILWATVRHYIATAEPVGSKALIEEYDLGVSSATIRNVMGVLEKSGLLYQPHTSAGRIPSDSGYRIYVDQLITPSETLAREVELALQQRLHWEDWSLEAILQGAAQILASLSGCIGLITMPQTSTAMLRHLQLVQIETGRIMLIVVTEAYETHSRLMELKPASPETQPDPEVIDRELQIVSNFLNSHLRGRSLLELSSLDWSQLDQDFQRYAEFLKNSIMELTRRTFAPAATQIMVRGVAEVLRQPEFSQLQQVQTIIHLLEEEQDQLWRLIFEATEAEELKKPRVTVRIGAENPLEPIRTCTLISSTYRRGAVPLGSVGVLGPTRLDYESAIAVVAAASEYLSEAFS
- a CDS encoding rhodanese-like domain-containing protein, encoding MTGNSSGQTISQISVEELAQRLSTKDSSIQLVDVREPQELAIASLEGFVNLPLSEFAEWGDQVPTLFNPHAETLVLCHHGVRSAQMCQWLVAQGFTNVKNIAGGIDAYSLSVDNTVPQY